CGAATTTCCCAGCATTTAAATAATTTTATTCAAAAAGGGCCTACCTACCTTTGGCAAAAAGCTGTCGGTTGGAGTCAGCGAAATAAATCCCATCTCCAAGATAGATATAAACAATATTTGGATATGGCAATTGGTTTGCCTGAAACTGACAAGCATCTAGAGATTATTGACGCTAACGGCCAGGCTATTTCTAAATATCTTTTTCCAGTTTACCCTGGTCGAGTTACGCTCTTACGAACTGAGGATCAGAATCGAGGCGCAGATGTAGGCGTGGAATACGATTTGCAATTTGGCTGGGGTGATGTAGTCACTGGAGGATTAGATGTCCATTACATTCCCGGATCTCATATTTCCCTACTCTATGAACCTCATGTACAAGTGTTAGCTGAGAAATTAAGAAATTGCTTAAACCAAGCTGCTTCTCAAGGGTGAAATTCTTCTCTTTGTGTCTTCGTGGTTAAATAAATTTATTTTAATCACGAAGACACTAAGACACAAAGTCAACTTACATATCTTCTAACTCGATTCCTTTGGTTTCTTTAATAAAGAAGAGAACGAAAAACAATGAGATAGCCGCTGCCGTTGTATAAAGTCCATAGGCAGCACCTAACCCGAAATATTGCAGTATGGGAGGAAATGTTGTAGAAACGGCGAAATTCGCAATCCATTGCATTGCAGCAGCAACTGAAAGTGCCGCTGCTCGAATTCTGTTATTAAACATTTCTCCTAACAGCACCCAGGTGACTGGCCCCCAGGAGAAACCAAAGCAAAATACATAGAGGTTGGCTGCTAAAAGAGCCATAATACCCGCGGAACCGTTGAGAGTAGGGTTGCCAGCAGCATCCACTGGAGCAGTTCCAAAAAGAGAAGCCAACGTTCCCAAGGTCACAATCATGCCGATTGACCCTAGAATTAACAAAGGCTTGCGACCAAATCTGTCTACAAAGGCGATCGCAATCAGGGTAGTAATAATGTTTACAGCTCCTGTGATCACTGTAATTGTTAGGGAATCTTTTTCGGAAAATCCGACTGCTCGCCACAAAACACTGCTGTAGTAGAAAATTACATTAATACCAACAAATTGCTGAAGTACAGATAAGCCGATTCCTATCCAAACAATGGGCAATAGTCCACCACTTCTGCTTAAGAGGTCGGAGAATCTAGGCTCACGTTCTCGCATCACTGTTTGCCGAATTTCTTCGATTTTGGCCAGCACATTCCCCCCCAAAATCTTGGTCAGAACGCTAGCAGCTTCTGGTTCCCGTCCTTGGGCTACCAAATAACGAGGGGATTCAGGAATCGTTAAAGCAGCCATCCCGTAAAAAACAGCTGGAGGGACTGCTGTCCAAAACATCCAGCGCCAAGCAGCTATTCCAAACAAAAACGGCGATTCTGCTGAGCCTGCTGACACAGCGATAAAGTAATCGCTCAGTAAGGCAATGAAAATTCCCACTACAATCGC
This region of Nostoc sp. UHCC 0302 genomic DNA includes:
- a CDS encoding sugar porter family MFS transporter; translated protein: MQHITMTTTIRKANTYYVILIAGAAALGGFLFGFDTAVINGAVVALSKAFNTSSWVTGFAVSLALLGSAIGAFFAGQIADRYGRVKAMVVASALFTLSAIGSGIAFTIWDFIFWRLLGGIAVGAASVIAPAYIAECSPSQLRGRLGSLQQLAIVVGIFIALLSDYFIAVSAGSAESPFLFGIAAWRWMFWTAVPPAVFYGMAALTIPESPRYLVAQGREPEAASVLTKILGGNVLAKIEEIRQTVMREREPRFSDLLSRSGGLLPIVWIGIGLSVLQQFVGINVIFYYSSVLWRAVGFSEKDSLTITVITGAVNIITTLIAIAFVDRFGRKPLLILGSIGMIVTLGTLASLFGTAPVDAAGNPTLNGSAGIMALLAANLYVFCFGFSWGPVTWVLLGEMFNNRIRAAALSVAAAMQWIANFAVSTTFPPILQYFGLGAAYGLYTTAAAISLFFVLFFIKETKGIELEDM